From the genome of Monomorium pharaonis isolate MP-MQ-018 chromosome 2, ASM1337386v2, whole genome shotgun sequence, one region includes:
- the LOC105834559 gene encoding phosphoserine aminotransferase isoform X1 — MTDQSHKASVINFGAGPAKLPHEVLKKVQEELLAYENTQISILELSHRSNDFKKVIDDAQVTLRDILNIPDNYKILFMQGGGTGIFAAVPLNIMNTGIADYLVTGSWSAKAAKEATKYGKINMVLPKVTKYTEIPDPSTWNLNPNASYVYYCANETVHGIEFDYIPETNGIPLVADMSSNILTKPLEISKFAVIFAGAQKNIGPAGVTLVIIRDDMLGHPMDVCPTVLNFTVMANDNSLHNTPPVFQIYVVGLVFEWIKRNGGVEGMQNFAKKKSSKIYDVIDGSGGFYMCPIKPDARSKMNIPFRIGNGNEELEKMFLSGAVVRGMLQLKGHRSVGGIRASLYNAVTEEEAETLANYMKWFYDLHCKKTEK, encoded by the exons ATGACCGATCAAAGTCATAAAGCAAGTGTAATCAATTTTGGAGCTGGTCCAGCTAAATTACCGCACGAG GTTCTGAAAAAAGTGCAAGAAGAACTACTTGCGTATGAAAACACTCAAATCAGCATCCTTGAATTAAGTCATCGATcgaatgattttaaaaaagttattgacGACGCGCAGGTTACATTACGAGATATTCT CAATATTCCTGACAACTATAAAATCCTGTTTATGCAAGGAGGTGGTACCGGAATTTTTGCGGCAGTTCCTTTGAACATTATGAATACCGGAATTGCGGATTATTTAGTAACTG GTTCATGGTCTGCAAAAGCGGCAAAAGAAGCGACAAAGTATGGAAAAATAAACATGGTTTTACCTAAAGTTACGAAATATACAGAAATACCAGATCCTTCCACATGGAACTTAAATCCAAATGCATCATACGTTTATTATTGTGCCAATGAAACTGTGCATG gaattgaatttgattatattCCGGAAACAAACGGCATACCACTTGTTGCTGATATGTCATCTAATATACTTACAAAACCTCTTGAGATATCGAAG tttgcgGTAATTTTTGCGGgtgcacaaaaaaatattgggcCGGCTGGTGTTACTTTAGTAATCATACGAGATGACATGCTTGGTCATCCTATGGACGTATGTCCGACAGTGTTGAATTTTACTGTCATGGCGAATGATAATTCATTGCACAATACACCGCCCGTATTTCA aatatacGTAGTGGGCTTAGTATTTGAATGGATTAAACGCAATGGTGGAGTCGAAGGTATGCAAAATTTTGCGAAGAAGAAGAGCAGCAAGATATATGATGTCATTGATGGATCAGGCGGATTTTATATGTGTCCCATCAAACCAGATGCACGTAGTAAAATGAATATTCCGTTCAGAATAGGAAATGGCAATGAGGAACTGGAAAAGATGTTTCTTTCTGGTGCCGTAGTTCGCGGAATGTTGCAGCTAAAAGGTCACAG aTCAGTGGGTGGAATACGCGCATCTTTATATAATGCCGTCACGGAAGAAGAGGCGGAAACATTGGCCAATTACATGAAATGgttttatgatttacattgtaaaaaaactgaaaaataa
- the LOC105834556 gene encoding transmembrane GTPase Marf isoform X3 encodes MTKDKKIFVKAKKRINDIFVDIEKYVEETVEFMTSLQNDRDIVTVDEEGKVKAYIDKIRAIKDVLKRDHMKVAFFGRTSNGKSTVINAMLHDKILPSGIGHTTNCFLQVEGSDNGESYLITEGSTEKQPVQSVGQLGHALCKEKLCESHLVRIFWPKEKCLLLRDDVVFVDSPGVDVTPNLDEWIDKHCLDADVFVLVANAESTIMVTEKNFFHKVSTKLSKPNIFILNNRWDASASEPEYFDQLAKEQKEVRAQHQERAVDFLSRELKVCSPKDADERIFFISAKETLQARIQEQRGQPAHNGALAEGFQNRYFEFQDFERKFEECISKSAVKTKFEQHSQRGKHIAMEIRQALDDILERTQKMRSEQLNIKKEVHDKLNFTEQQLMLLTQEMKDKIHHMVEDVEQRVSKALSEEIRRLAVLIDEFSVPFHPEPLVLNVYKRELHTHVENGLGSNLRARLSTALALNMENSQREMTERMSSLLPENKRQMSLNILPRREPFEILYRLNCDNLCADFHEDLEFRFSWGFTAIINRFAGKQSQRLAIANYPQEIPPCITSPADSVDSLKFVSSTTNFPPKSEDWSLATRIAVASVTSQGTMGGLIIAGFMLKTVGWRLIAITGAVYGALYLYERLTWTNKAKEREFKRQYVSHATKKLRLIVDLTSANCSHQVQQELSSTFARLCHLVDETTSEMDTELKTIANTLAILEKAAAKAKHLRNEANFLINELDTFDSAYLKPLN; translated from the exons ATgactaaagataaaaag ATTTTTGTTAAagcaaagaaaagaataaatgatatatttgtGGACATAGAGAAATATGTGGAGGAAACCGTAGAGTTTATGACAT CATTACAAAATGATCGAGATATTGTAACTGTGGATGAAGAAGGAAAGGTTAAAGCTTACATAGATAAAATACGAGCGATAAAAGATGTTCTTAAAAGAGATCACATGAAAGTAGCTTTTTTCGGCAG aaCAAGTAATGGGAAAAGTACTGTGATTAATGCCATGCtacatgataaaattttgccaAGTGGTATAGGACACACTACAAATTGTTTCTTACAAGTGGAAGGTTCAGATAATGGAGAATCATATCTTATTACGGAAGGATCCACTGAAAAACAGCCAGTTCAATCTGTTGGACAATTAGGTCATGCTCTTTGTAAAGAGAAGTTATGTGAAAGTCATTTAGTAAGAATATTTTGGCCAAAAGAAAAATGCTTATTGCTGCGAGATGATGTAGTATTTGTTGATAGTCCAGGAGTAGATGTAACTCCAAATCTAGATGAATGGATCGATAAGCATTGTTTGGATGCAGatgtttttgttttagtaGCAAATGCTGAATCTACCATAATGGTTACt gaaaaaaatttctttcataaaGTTTCAACGAAATTATCAAAAccgaatatatttattttaaataatcgatGGGATGCTTCTGCATCTGAACCAGAGTACTTTGATCAG ctGGCCAAAGAACAAAAGGAG GTAAGGGCACAACATCAAGAACGTGCTGTTGACTTTTTATCAAGGGAATTAAAAGTTTGCAGTCCAAAAGATGCTGATGaacgtatcttttttatttctgcaaaGGAAACTCTTCAAGCTCGTATACAAGAACAACGTGGTCAACCTGCTCACA ATGGTGCACTAGCAGAAGGTTTTCAAAACCGATATTTTGAGTTTCAagattttgaaagaaaatttgaagagTGCATCTCAAAGTCTGCAGTGAAAACTAAATTTGAACAACATTCTCAACGTGGTAAACATATCGcaat GGAAATACGTCAAGCATTGGATGATATACTAGAACGAACACAAAAGATGCGAAGTGAACAACTAAATATCAAGAAAGAAGTTCAtgataaattgaattttacgGAACAACAATTGATGCTGCTAACTCAGGAAATGAAAGATAAAATTCATCATATGGTAGAAGATGTAGAACAAAGGGTTTCTAAGGCTTTAAGTGAAGAAATTCGACGATTAGCTGTTTTAATAGACGAATTTAGTGTTCCATTTCATCCTGAACCACTcgttttaaatgtatataaacggGAGCTTCACACACATGTAGAAAATGGCTTAG GGTCAAATTTACGAGCCAGACTTAGTACCGCTTTGGCATTGAACATGGAAAATTCGCAGCGAGAAATGACTGAAAGAATGTCAAGTTTGTTGCCCGAAAACAAAAGACAAATGTCGCTTAATATTTTACCACGACGCGAACCATTCGAGATACTTTATCGATTAAATTGCGATAATTTATGCGCAGATTTTCATGAAGACTTAGAATTTCGTTTTTCATGGGGTTTTACAGCAATAATTAACAGATTTGCAGGAAAACAGAGTCAAAGATTAGCTATTGCTAATTATCCGCAAGAG ATACCTCCATGTATAACATCACCTGCAGATAGCGTAGATTCTCTTAAGTTTGTTTCAAGTACAACAAATTTTCCACCAAAATCTGAGGACTGGTCTCTGGCTACTCGTATAGCAGTTGCATCTGTAACATCACAGGGTACAATGGGTGGTCTTATTATCGCCGGGTTT atgttAAAAACAGTAGGTTGGAGATTAATTGCTATAACTGGTGCTGTATATGGTGCTTTATATCTCTATGAACGTCTAACATGGACTAATAAAGCAAAAGAACGTGAATTTAAACGACAATATGTGTCGCATGCTACCAAAAAGCTGCGACTGATTGTAGATCTTACTTCTGCAAATTGCAGTCATCAAGTACAACA agAGCTCTCCAGTACATTTGCACGACTCTGTCACTTGGTAGATGAAACAACATCTGAGATGGATACCGAACTTAAGACTATAGCGAATACTTTAGCAATATTGGAAAAAGCAGCAGCTAAGGCAAAACATCTTCGAAATGAggccaattttttaataaatgagcTGGATACATTTGATTCAGCTTACTTGAAAcctttaaactaa
- the LOC105834556 gene encoding transmembrane GTPase Marf isoform X1, giving the protein MAAYINRAMVQSTMIGDSQLRSDVRNDNSPLQIFVKAKKRINDIFVDIEKYVEETVEFMTSLQNDRDIVTVDEEGKVKAYIDKIRAIKDVLKRDHMKVAFFGRTSNGKSTVINAMLHDKILPSGIGHTTNCFLQVEGSDNGESYLITEGSTEKQPVQSVGQLGHALCKEKLCESHLVRIFWPKEKCLLLRDDVVFVDSPGVDVTPNLDEWIDKHCLDADVFVLVANAESTIMVTEKNFFHKVSTKLSKPNIFILNNRWDASASEPEYFDQLAKEQKEVRAQHQERAVDFLSRELKVCSPKDADERIFFISAKETLQARIQEQRGQPAHNGALAEGFQNRYFEFQDFERKFEECISKSAVKTKFEQHSQRGKHIAMEIRQALDDILERTQKMRSEQLNIKKEVHDKLNFTEQQLMLLTQEMKDKIHHMVEDVEQRVSKALSEEIRRLAVLIDEFSVPFHPEPLVLNVYKRELHTHVENGLGSNLRARLSTALALNMENSQREMTERMSSLLPENKRQMSLNILPRREPFEILYRLNCDNLCADFHEDLEFRFSWGFTAIINRFAGKQSQRLAIANYPQEIPPCITSPADSVDSLKFVSSTTNFPPKSEDWSLATRIAVASVTSQGTMGGLIIAGFMLKTVGWRLIAITGAVYGALYLYERLTWTNKAKEREFKRQYVSHATKKLRLIVDLTSANCSHQVQQELSSTFARLCHLVDETTSEMDTELKTIANTLAILEKAAAKAKHLRNEANFLINELDTFDSAYLKPLN; this is encoded by the exons atGGCTGCCTATATCAATCGTGCAATGGTACAATCGACCATGATTGGAGACAGCCAACTTCGATCAGATGTTAGAAATGATAATTCTCCTCTACAGATTTTTGTTAAagcaaagaaaagaataaatgatatatttgtGGACATAGAGAAATATGTGGAGGAAACCGTAGAGTTTATGACAT CATTACAAAATGATCGAGATATTGTAACTGTGGATGAAGAAGGAAAGGTTAAAGCTTACATAGATAAAATACGAGCGATAAAAGATGTTCTTAAAAGAGATCACATGAAAGTAGCTTTTTTCGGCAG aaCAAGTAATGGGAAAAGTACTGTGATTAATGCCATGCtacatgataaaattttgccaAGTGGTATAGGACACACTACAAATTGTTTCTTACAAGTGGAAGGTTCAGATAATGGAGAATCATATCTTATTACGGAAGGATCCACTGAAAAACAGCCAGTTCAATCTGTTGGACAATTAGGTCATGCTCTTTGTAAAGAGAAGTTATGTGAAAGTCATTTAGTAAGAATATTTTGGCCAAAAGAAAAATGCTTATTGCTGCGAGATGATGTAGTATTTGTTGATAGTCCAGGAGTAGATGTAACTCCAAATCTAGATGAATGGATCGATAAGCATTGTTTGGATGCAGatgtttttgttttagtaGCAAATGCTGAATCTACCATAATGGTTACt gaaaaaaatttctttcataaaGTTTCAACGAAATTATCAAAAccgaatatatttattttaaataatcgatGGGATGCTTCTGCATCTGAACCAGAGTACTTTGATCAG ctGGCCAAAGAACAAAAGGAG GTAAGGGCACAACATCAAGAACGTGCTGTTGACTTTTTATCAAGGGAATTAAAAGTTTGCAGTCCAAAAGATGCTGATGaacgtatcttttttatttctgcaaaGGAAACTCTTCAAGCTCGTATACAAGAACAACGTGGTCAACCTGCTCACA ATGGTGCACTAGCAGAAGGTTTTCAAAACCGATATTTTGAGTTTCAagattttgaaagaaaatttgaagagTGCATCTCAAAGTCTGCAGTGAAAACTAAATTTGAACAACATTCTCAACGTGGTAAACATATCGcaat GGAAATACGTCAAGCATTGGATGATATACTAGAACGAACACAAAAGATGCGAAGTGAACAACTAAATATCAAGAAAGAAGTTCAtgataaattgaattttacgGAACAACAATTGATGCTGCTAACTCAGGAAATGAAAGATAAAATTCATCATATGGTAGAAGATGTAGAACAAAGGGTTTCTAAGGCTTTAAGTGAAGAAATTCGACGATTAGCTGTTTTAATAGACGAATTTAGTGTTCCATTTCATCCTGAACCACTcgttttaaatgtatataaacggGAGCTTCACACACATGTAGAAAATGGCTTAG GGTCAAATTTACGAGCCAGACTTAGTACCGCTTTGGCATTGAACATGGAAAATTCGCAGCGAGAAATGACTGAAAGAATGTCAAGTTTGTTGCCCGAAAACAAAAGACAAATGTCGCTTAATATTTTACCACGACGCGAACCATTCGAGATACTTTATCGATTAAATTGCGATAATTTATGCGCAGATTTTCATGAAGACTTAGAATTTCGTTTTTCATGGGGTTTTACAGCAATAATTAACAGATTTGCAGGAAAACAGAGTCAAAGATTAGCTATTGCTAATTATCCGCAAGAG ATACCTCCATGTATAACATCACCTGCAGATAGCGTAGATTCTCTTAAGTTTGTTTCAAGTACAACAAATTTTCCACCAAAATCTGAGGACTGGTCTCTGGCTACTCGTATAGCAGTTGCATCTGTAACATCACAGGGTACAATGGGTGGTCTTATTATCGCCGGGTTT atgttAAAAACAGTAGGTTGGAGATTAATTGCTATAACTGGTGCTGTATATGGTGCTTTATATCTCTATGAACGTCTAACATGGACTAATAAAGCAAAAGAACGTGAATTTAAACGACAATATGTGTCGCATGCTACCAAAAAGCTGCGACTGATTGTAGATCTTACTTCTGCAAATTGCAGTCATCAAGTACAACA agAGCTCTCCAGTACATTTGCACGACTCTGTCACTTGGTAGATGAAACAACATCTGAGATGGATACCGAACTTAAGACTATAGCGAATACTTTAGCAATATTGGAAAAAGCAGCAGCTAAGGCAAAACATCTTCGAAATGAggccaattttttaataaatgagcTGGATACATTTGATTCAGCTTACTTGAAAcctttaaactaa
- the LOC105834556 gene encoding transmembrane GTPase Marf isoform X2 yields MAAYINRAMVQSTMIGDSQLRSDVRNDNSPLQIFVKAKKRINDIFVDIEKYVEETVEFMTSLQNDRDIVTVDEEGKVKAYIDKIRAIKDVLKRDHMKVAFFGRTSNGKSTVINAMLHDKILPSGIGHTTNCFLQVEGSDNGESYLITEGSTEKQPVQSVGQLGHALCKEKLCESHLVRIFWPKEKCLLLRDDVVFVDSPGVDVTPNLDEWIDKHCLDADVFVLVANAESTIMVTEKNFFHKVSTKLSKPNIFILNNRWDASASEPEYFDQVRAQHQERAVDFLSRELKVCSPKDADERIFFISAKETLQARIQEQRGQPAHNGALAEGFQNRYFEFQDFERKFEECISKSAVKTKFEQHSQRGKHIAMEIRQALDDILERTQKMRSEQLNIKKEVHDKLNFTEQQLMLLTQEMKDKIHHMVEDVEQRVSKALSEEIRRLAVLIDEFSVPFHPEPLVLNVYKRELHTHVENGLGSNLRARLSTALALNMENSQREMTERMSSLLPENKRQMSLNILPRREPFEILYRLNCDNLCADFHEDLEFRFSWGFTAIINRFAGKQSQRLAIANYPQEIPPCITSPADSVDSLKFVSSTTNFPPKSEDWSLATRIAVASVTSQGTMGGLIIAGFMLKTVGWRLIAITGAVYGALYLYERLTWTNKAKEREFKRQYVSHATKKLRLIVDLTSANCSHQVQQELSSTFARLCHLVDETTSEMDTELKTIANTLAILEKAAAKAKHLRNEANFLINELDTFDSAYLKPLN; encoded by the exons atGGCTGCCTATATCAATCGTGCAATGGTACAATCGACCATGATTGGAGACAGCCAACTTCGATCAGATGTTAGAAATGATAATTCTCCTCTACAGATTTTTGTTAAagcaaagaaaagaataaatgatatatttgtGGACATAGAGAAATATGTGGAGGAAACCGTAGAGTTTATGACAT CATTACAAAATGATCGAGATATTGTAACTGTGGATGAAGAAGGAAAGGTTAAAGCTTACATAGATAAAATACGAGCGATAAAAGATGTTCTTAAAAGAGATCACATGAAAGTAGCTTTTTTCGGCAG aaCAAGTAATGGGAAAAGTACTGTGATTAATGCCATGCtacatgataaaattttgccaAGTGGTATAGGACACACTACAAATTGTTTCTTACAAGTGGAAGGTTCAGATAATGGAGAATCATATCTTATTACGGAAGGATCCACTGAAAAACAGCCAGTTCAATCTGTTGGACAATTAGGTCATGCTCTTTGTAAAGAGAAGTTATGTGAAAGTCATTTAGTAAGAATATTTTGGCCAAAAGAAAAATGCTTATTGCTGCGAGATGATGTAGTATTTGTTGATAGTCCAGGAGTAGATGTAACTCCAAATCTAGATGAATGGATCGATAAGCATTGTTTGGATGCAGatgtttttgttttagtaGCAAATGCTGAATCTACCATAATGGTTACt gaaaaaaatttctttcataaaGTTTCAACGAAATTATCAAAAccgaatatatttattttaaataatcgatGGGATGCTTCTGCATCTGAACCAGAGTACTTTGATCAG GTAAGGGCACAACATCAAGAACGTGCTGTTGACTTTTTATCAAGGGAATTAAAAGTTTGCAGTCCAAAAGATGCTGATGaacgtatcttttttatttctgcaaaGGAAACTCTTCAAGCTCGTATACAAGAACAACGTGGTCAACCTGCTCACA ATGGTGCACTAGCAGAAGGTTTTCAAAACCGATATTTTGAGTTTCAagattttgaaagaaaatttgaagagTGCATCTCAAAGTCTGCAGTGAAAACTAAATTTGAACAACATTCTCAACGTGGTAAACATATCGcaat GGAAATACGTCAAGCATTGGATGATATACTAGAACGAACACAAAAGATGCGAAGTGAACAACTAAATATCAAGAAAGAAGTTCAtgataaattgaattttacgGAACAACAATTGATGCTGCTAACTCAGGAAATGAAAGATAAAATTCATCATATGGTAGAAGATGTAGAACAAAGGGTTTCTAAGGCTTTAAGTGAAGAAATTCGACGATTAGCTGTTTTAATAGACGAATTTAGTGTTCCATTTCATCCTGAACCACTcgttttaaatgtatataaacggGAGCTTCACACACATGTAGAAAATGGCTTAG GGTCAAATTTACGAGCCAGACTTAGTACCGCTTTGGCATTGAACATGGAAAATTCGCAGCGAGAAATGACTGAAAGAATGTCAAGTTTGTTGCCCGAAAACAAAAGACAAATGTCGCTTAATATTTTACCACGACGCGAACCATTCGAGATACTTTATCGATTAAATTGCGATAATTTATGCGCAGATTTTCATGAAGACTTAGAATTTCGTTTTTCATGGGGTTTTACAGCAATAATTAACAGATTTGCAGGAAAACAGAGTCAAAGATTAGCTATTGCTAATTATCCGCAAGAG ATACCTCCATGTATAACATCACCTGCAGATAGCGTAGATTCTCTTAAGTTTGTTTCAAGTACAACAAATTTTCCACCAAAATCTGAGGACTGGTCTCTGGCTACTCGTATAGCAGTTGCATCTGTAACATCACAGGGTACAATGGGTGGTCTTATTATCGCCGGGTTT atgttAAAAACAGTAGGTTGGAGATTAATTGCTATAACTGGTGCTGTATATGGTGCTTTATATCTCTATGAACGTCTAACATGGACTAATAAAGCAAAAGAACGTGAATTTAAACGACAATATGTGTCGCATGCTACCAAAAAGCTGCGACTGATTGTAGATCTTACTTCTGCAAATTGCAGTCATCAAGTACAACA agAGCTCTCCAGTACATTTGCACGACTCTGTCACTTGGTAGATGAAACAACATCTGAGATGGATACCGAACTTAAGACTATAGCGAATACTTTAGCAATATTGGAAAAAGCAGCAGCTAAGGCAAAACATCTTCGAAATGAggccaattttttaataaatgagcTGGATACATTTGATTCAGCTTACTTGAAAcctttaaactaa
- the LOC105834559 gene encoding phosphoserine aminotransferase isoform X2, which translates to MHYRNFGTQLTSDDQVLKKVQEELLAYENTQISILELSHRSNDFKKVIDDAQVTLRDILNIPDNYKILFMQGGGTGIFAAVPLNIMNTGIADYLVTGSWSAKAAKEATKYGKINMVLPKVTKYTEIPDPSTWNLNPNASYVYYCANETVHGIEFDYIPETNGIPLVADMSSNILTKPLEISKFAVIFAGAQKNIGPAGVTLVIIRDDMLGHPMDVCPTVLNFTVMANDNSLHNTPPVFQIYVVGLVFEWIKRNGGVEGMQNFAKKKSSKIYDVIDGSGGFYMCPIKPDARSKMNIPFRIGNGNEELEKMFLSGAVVRGMLQLKGHRSVGGIRASLYNAVTEEEAETLANYMKWFYDLHCKKTEK; encoded by the exons ATGCACTATAGAAATTTTGGAACGCAGCTAACTTCAGATGACCAG GTTCTGAAAAAAGTGCAAGAAGAACTACTTGCGTATGAAAACACTCAAATCAGCATCCTTGAATTAAGTCATCGATcgaatgattttaaaaaagttattgacGACGCGCAGGTTACATTACGAGATATTCT CAATATTCCTGACAACTATAAAATCCTGTTTATGCAAGGAGGTGGTACCGGAATTTTTGCGGCAGTTCCTTTGAACATTATGAATACCGGAATTGCGGATTATTTAGTAACTG GTTCATGGTCTGCAAAAGCGGCAAAAGAAGCGACAAAGTATGGAAAAATAAACATGGTTTTACCTAAAGTTACGAAATATACAGAAATACCAGATCCTTCCACATGGAACTTAAATCCAAATGCATCATACGTTTATTATTGTGCCAATGAAACTGTGCATG gaattgaatttgattatattCCGGAAACAAACGGCATACCACTTGTTGCTGATATGTCATCTAATATACTTACAAAACCTCTTGAGATATCGAAG tttgcgGTAATTTTTGCGGgtgcacaaaaaaatattgggcCGGCTGGTGTTACTTTAGTAATCATACGAGATGACATGCTTGGTCATCCTATGGACGTATGTCCGACAGTGTTGAATTTTACTGTCATGGCGAATGATAATTCATTGCACAATACACCGCCCGTATTTCA aatatacGTAGTGGGCTTAGTATTTGAATGGATTAAACGCAATGGTGGAGTCGAAGGTATGCAAAATTTTGCGAAGAAGAAGAGCAGCAAGATATATGATGTCATTGATGGATCAGGCGGATTTTATATGTGTCCCATCAAACCAGATGCACGTAGTAAAATGAATATTCCGTTCAGAATAGGAAATGGCAATGAGGAACTGGAAAAGATGTTTCTTTCTGGTGCCGTAGTTCGCGGAATGTTGCAGCTAAAAGGTCACAG aTCAGTGGGTGGAATACGCGCATCTTTATATAATGCCGTCACGGAAGAAGAGGCGGAAACATTGGCCAATTACATGAAATGgttttatgatttacattgtaaaaaaactgaaaaataa